The following are encoded together in the uncultured Sphaerochaeta sp. genome:
- the xseB gene encoding exodeoxyribonuclease VII small subunit, with product MSFESDVKRIEEIAQKLNQMETSLEESLSLFEEGMRLSKALENTLSEAKRKVEVILSEDLTEAETTVLE from the coding sequence ATGAGTTTTGAATCGGATGTCAAAAGAATCGAGGAGATAGCTCAGAAACTCAACCAGATGGAGACTTCTCTTGAGGAGAGCCTTTCCTTGTTCGAGGAAGGCATGCGCCTATCCAAGGCACTGGAGAACACACTCTCTGAGGCCAAACGCAAAGTAGAGGTCATTCTCTCAGAAGACTTAACGGAAGCAGAAACAACAGTACTCGAATAA
- the purU gene encoding formyltetrahydrofolate deformylase, translating into MASKQKKIIFLIQCEDRKGILSATSTWFYQRSYNILHCQQHTDNTEGRYFMRIELDMSDLKTTRKQLEEDFSVFAEEYNLSWECHYSDYRSRMAILVSKTSHCLYDLIARKDEGDLQCDIPLIISNHPDLEIIANQFRIPFYYLPVTPETKAEQEIKVRTLLKRFDIDVVVLARYMQILSSDFIDEWQGKIINIHHGFLPAFQGANPYRRAYERGVKMIGATAHYASEDLDQGPIIEQDVVRVNHELGPSGLRDVGKDVERRVLAKGVQAHLESRIIIFKNRTIVFSSEQ; encoded by the coding sequence ATGGCGAGCAAACAGAAGAAAATCATCTTCCTCATCCAGTGTGAGGATCGTAAGGGCATACTGAGCGCAACTTCAACCTGGTTCTACCAGCGTTCCTACAACATCCTGCATTGTCAGCAACATACAGACAACACCGAGGGGCGGTATTTCATGCGCATTGAACTGGATATGTCTGACCTGAAAACCACCCGTAAGCAACTGGAAGAGGATTTCTCAGTCTTTGCCGAAGAGTACAATCTCTCTTGGGAGTGTCACTACAGCGACTATCGATCCAGGATGGCCATCCTGGTGAGCAAGACCAGCCACTGTCTCTACGATCTTATCGCCAGGAAGGATGAAGGGGATCTCCAGTGTGACATTCCCTTGATCATCAGCAATCATCCCGACCTAGAGATCATTGCCAATCAGTTCAGGATTCCTTTCTACTATCTCCCAGTCACTCCAGAGACCAAGGCAGAGCAGGAGATCAAGGTACGTACATTGCTCAAGCGTTTTGATATTGATGTAGTTGTACTTGCACGTTATATGCAGATTCTCTCTTCGGATTTTATTGATGAATGGCAGGGGAAGATTATCAACATCCATCATGGCTTCCTCCCGGCCTTCCAAGGGGCAAATCCCTATCGCAGGGCGTATGAGCGTGGAGTAAAAATGATTGGAGCAACCGCACACTATGCCAGTGAGGACCTAGACCAAGGGCCTATCATTGAACAGGATGTAGTGAGAGTCAACCACGAGCTGGGACCATCCGGCCTCAGGGATGTTGGGAAGGATGTGGAGCGAAGGGTCCTTGCAAAAGGGGTACAAGCACATCTGGAAAGCCGAATCATCATCTTCAAGAACCGAACAATCGTCTTTAGCTCAGAGCAATAA
- a CDS encoding ammonium transporter encodes MFVSVDTLWVLLGSVLVFFMQAGFAMVETGFTRAKNAGNIIMKNLMDFSLGSAVFWILGFSLMFGGSNPFIGSLDLFVRGSYDSNIPTAAFLIFQTVFCATAATIVSGAMAERTKFSSYCLYSIVISAVIYPISGHWIWGGGWLSTLGFHDFAGSTAVHMVGGVAAFWGAKIIGARIDKYDEKGNAKAIPGHSLTLGALGVFILWFCWFGFNGGSSLSLTGDEAIVSTSTIMITTNLAAAFAAIATMLLTWVRYKKPDVSMTLNGALAGLVAITAGCDAVSPVGAALIGIISGIVVVFSVEFFEKVVHIDDPVGAISVHGVCGALGTILTGLFALDGGFFYGGGLSLLGIQSVGVLSVMLWVSLTMGLIFFLIKKTVGLRVSKEEEIAGLDLEEHGLASSYADFMPIVAGFKSTASIDEAIPVVNKVPPASPPSRDAEMYKVVIVSRQSKFNALKEALNDIGVMGMTLTQVMGCGMQKGQKEYYRGVPVSPTLLPKMQVETVVSKVPVRTVIETAKKALYTGHVGDGKIFVYTVDNVVKVRTGEEGYDALQDEVVPE; translated from the coding sequence ATGTTCGTATCGGTAGACACCTTGTGGGTGTTGTTGGGCTCTGTATTGGTGTTTTTCATGCAGGCTGGGTTTGCCATGGTTGAGACTGGTTTCACCAGGGCGAAGAATGCCGGAAATATCATCATGAAGAACCTTATGGACTTCAGTCTGGGAAGTGCGGTGTTCTGGATTCTGGGATTCTCGTTGATGTTCGGGGGAAGCAATCCCTTCATAGGGTCCCTTGATCTGTTTGTCCGTGGCTCATACGACTCAAATATCCCTACTGCAGCATTCTTGATCTTTCAGACCGTATTCTGTGCAACGGCGGCCACCATTGTGAGTGGTGCAATGGCAGAGCGGACCAAGTTTTCCTCCTACTGCCTGTATTCAATTGTGATCAGTGCAGTCATTTATCCGATTAGTGGACACTGGATTTGGGGAGGTGGTTGGCTCTCAACCCTGGGATTCCATGATTTTGCAGGTTCTACCGCAGTGCATATGGTCGGTGGTGTTGCAGCCTTCTGGGGAGCTAAGATCATCGGTGCAAGGATTGACAAGTATGACGAGAAGGGTAATGCAAAGGCAATCCCAGGGCACAGCTTGACCCTTGGTGCGCTGGGAGTGTTCATTCTCTGGTTCTGTTGGTTTGGCTTCAATGGTGGTTCCTCCCTCTCTCTTACCGGTGATGAGGCAATTGTCTCCACGTCTACCATCATGATAACCACGAACCTTGCTGCAGCTTTTGCAGCTATTGCTACCATGCTCCTTACCTGGGTTCGGTATAAGAAGCCGGATGTCTCCATGACACTCAACGGTGCGCTCGCGGGCCTTGTTGCCATTACTGCAGGTTGTGATGCAGTCTCTCCCGTAGGTGCTGCACTCATAGGAATCATCAGCGGCATTGTGGTTGTGTTCTCTGTCGAATTCTTTGAGAAAGTAGTACACATTGATGACCCGGTTGGTGCTATCTCTGTGCATGGGGTTTGTGGTGCACTGGGCACTATTCTTACAGGGTTGTTTGCGCTCGATGGTGGATTCTTCTATGGTGGAGGCCTCAGCCTACTGGGTATCCAGAGTGTTGGTGTTCTCTCTGTAATGCTGTGGGTTTCCCTGACCATGGGATTGATTTTCTTCCTTATCAAGAAGACAGTAGGACTGCGTGTCAGCAAGGAAGAGGAAATTGCAGGTTTGGACCTCGAGGAACATGGCCTTGCATCCAGCTATGCTGACTTCATGCCCATTGTAGCCGGATTCAAATCCACGGCATCCATCGATGAGGCGATTCCAGTGGTAAACAAAGTTCCACCTGCTTCTCCCCCTTCACGGGATGCCGAAATGTATAAAGTGGTAATTGTCAGTCGCCAGAGCAAGTTCAACGCTCTCAAGGAGGCCTTGAATGATATTGGGGTTATGGGAATGACGCTGACCCAGGTAATGGGCTGTGGAATGCAGAAAGGTCAGAAGGAGTACTACCGAGGGGTGCCAGTCTCTCCAACCTTGCTTCCCAAGATGCAGGTTGAGACGGTGGTAAGCAAGGTCCCTGTACGGACTGTGATCGAGACTGCAAAGAAAGCCCTGTATACCGGACATGTCGGAGATGGCAAGATCTTTGTGTACACGGTTGACAATGTCGTCAAGGTACGTACCGGTGAGGAAGGGTACGATGCTCTGCAGGACGAAGTGGTTCCCGAATAA
- a CDS encoding aminopeptidase, with amino-acid sequence MADPREEKLAKLLVKYSVKLQKGESCLINAVDVPTSMTEALIKAVYDAGGYPVVNIWNQRIERAMVENASKESLEAWADVDTYRMRQMDAFIGIRGIANVRELATIPAQSNLASTYYNIPVHMKTRLPYTKWVVLRYPTEIMAMQGGMGTREFEDFFYKVCTEVDYEAMARAMAEAKTFLDTVDQVHIKAPGTDLKFSVKGMGWIPCAGEMNIPDGEIYSCPVKDSVNGTIAYNTASTYHGHQFKDVRFTFKDGKIVEAHSDDDALINEILDIDEGARYIGEFALGCNPGIMNPMDNILFDEKIFGSIHFTPGNAYEDCDNGNKSAVHWDLVQIQRGEYGGGEMFFDGELVRKDGVFVHPKLTCLNLSL; translated from the coding sequence ATGGCAGATCCTAGAGAAGAGAAGCTTGCAAAGCTTCTGGTGAAGTATTCGGTAAAACTACAGAAGGGAGAATCCTGCTTGATTAATGCAGTGGATGTTCCCACGAGCATGACGGAGGCCCTGATCAAGGCAGTCTATGATGCAGGGGGATATCCTGTGGTCAACATCTGGAACCAGAGAATTGAACGTGCGATGGTGGAAAACGCGAGCAAGGAGTCCTTGGAGGCTTGGGCTGATGTAGATACCTATCGGATGAGGCAGATGGACGCGTTCATCGGCATTAGGGGTATTGCCAATGTCCGAGAGCTTGCAACCATACCTGCCCAGTCCAATCTGGCCAGTACGTACTACAATATCCCTGTTCATATGAAGACCCGTCTTCCCTACACAAAATGGGTGGTGCTCCGCTATCCGACCGAAATCATGGCAATGCAGGGTGGAATGGGAACAAGGGAGTTCGAGGATTTCTTCTACAAGGTGTGTACTGAAGTCGATTATGAGGCAATGGCAAGAGCGATGGCCGAAGCGAAAACCTTTTTGGATACTGTTGACCAGGTGCATATAAAAGCACCAGGAACCGACTTGAAATTCTCTGTGAAGGGAATGGGTTGGATTCCCTGTGCAGGGGAGATGAATATCCCGGACGGGGAGATTTACTCTTGCCCAGTCAAGGATTCAGTGAATGGAACCATTGCCTACAACACTGCAAGCACCTATCATGGTCATCAGTTCAAGGATGTGCGATTCACTTTTAAGGATGGGAAGATTGTTGAGGCACATAGTGATGATGATGCGCTGATCAATGAAATACTTGATATAGATGAAGGGGCTCGTTACATCGGGGAGTTTGCACTTGGATGCAATCCAGGCATCATGAACCCCATGGATAATATCCTCTTTGACGAGAAAATCTTTGGATCAATCCACTTTACCCCAGGTAATGCCTATGAAGATTGCGACAATGGAAACAAGTCAGCAGTCCACTGGGATTTGGTTCAGATCCAGAGAGGTGAGTATGGTGGTGGAGAGATGTTCTTCGATGGTGAGCTGGTCAGGAAGGACGGTGTTTTTGTCCATCCGAAACTAACCTGCCTGAATCTTTCCCTCTAG
- a CDS encoding pseudouridine synthase → MNDTMQLELVYEDHDILVVNKQANLPTVPLKTDKKDKLTLLGLVSLSFPEVLDVGGVNTWEGGVLHRLDTATSGLVVIARTKEAYTSLQAIQKADLFFKEYHALSHVYQDTTRVGYPPYPYEDPFIYKGREISIGSLFRRYGENRKEVRPVLADSPRHLLDKTTGTWYLTKVWYSGMEGDSQKFTCRLSSGFRHQVRAHLAWSGWPIDGDTVYKGAEAEHLALKAVAVEFPHPVTAQPMEIRI, encoded by the coding sequence ATGAATGATACTATGCAATTGGAACTTGTCTATGAGGACCACGATATTCTGGTGGTGAACAAACAGGCAAACCTGCCCACCGTACCGTTGAAGACTGACAAAAAGGACAAGCTGACATTGCTTGGCCTGGTGTCCTTGTCTTTTCCGGAGGTGTTGGATGTCGGGGGAGTCAATACATGGGAGGGTGGTGTTTTGCACCGCTTGGATACTGCAACCAGTGGCCTGGTTGTCATTGCACGTACAAAAGAAGCCTATACTTCCCTGCAGGCTATCCAAAAAGCAGATCTCTTCTTCAAGGAGTATCATGCGCTTTCCCATGTATATCAAGACACCACACGAGTAGGTTATCCCCCCTATCCTTATGAAGATCCCTTTATTTATAAAGGCCGGGAAATCTCCATCGGAAGTCTCTTTAGACGGTATGGAGAAAATCGGAAGGAAGTTCGTCCTGTACTCGCTGATAGCCCCCGTCATCTACTCGACAAGACAACCGGTACATGGTACCTCACCAAGGTATGGTACAGTGGGATGGAGGGTGATTCCCAGAAGTTCACGTGTCGACTGAGCTCGGGGTTCCGTCACCAGGTCAGGGCTCATCTGGCTTGGAGCGGATGGCCTATCGATGGCGATACGGTATACAAAGGGGCCGAGGCAGAGCATTTGGCTCTCAAGGCTGTGGCTGTGGAATTTCCCCACCCGGTAACAGCCCAACCAATGGAAATAAGAATCTAA
- a CDS encoding CBS domain-containing protein, whose protein sequence is MQEIPINTYNSPNVILELIYKLKIKDVMTTDLVTATKDTPLREIQYIMRERQVTGLPIVLGKRLIGIVSMDDIIQALDKGYINEKAQDHMTRNLIVLEDDMPISFAISYFDRFSYHRFPVLNKHKELVGMITSRDITSTLLVEINREIEDLEKRTRTTSLSEEMSGEIHTYSILKHDFENAGYASTEIKKRLKSAGITPHVIRRAAIASYELEMNLVVHSDGGELIAEYSPQTIQITARDSGPGISDVESAMTAGWTTASEWIRSLGFGAGMGLPNVKSVADDFTIESTLNGTTVVCVIALHPNQEET, encoded by the coding sequence ATGCAAGAGATACCCATCAATACCTATAATTCGCCAAACGTCATCCTAGAGTTGATTTACAAACTGAAGATCAAGGATGTCATGACGACAGACCTGGTCACCGCTACCAAGGATACACCATTACGCGAAATACAGTACATCATGAGGGAGAGACAGGTCACCGGACTACCGATCGTACTTGGCAAGCGTCTCATCGGCATTGTCAGTATGGATGACATTATTCAGGCACTCGATAAGGGGTATATCAATGAGAAAGCCCAGGACCACATGACACGCAACCTCATCGTCCTTGAGGATGATATGCCGATCTCTTTTGCAATCAGCTACTTCGACCGTTTCAGTTATCACCGATTCCCGGTTTTAAACAAGCATAAGGAACTGGTGGGAATGATCACAAGCCGAGATATCACCAGTACCTTGTTGGTGGAGATTAACAGGGAGATAGAGGACCTTGAAAAGAGAACTCGCACCACAAGCCTCAGCGAGGAGATGAGCGGGGAGATCCACACCTATTCCATTCTCAAGCATGATTTTGAGAATGCGGGATACGCCAGTACCGAGATCAAGAAACGACTCAAGAGTGCAGGCATTACCCCCCATGTTATCCGCCGTGCTGCAATTGCAAGCTATGAGCTTGAGATGAATCTTGTTGTACACTCCGATGGTGGGGAGTTGATAGCTGAGTACTCCCCACAAACCATTCAGATCACTGCACGTGACAGTGGACCAGGTATCAGCGACGTGGAATCGGCGATGACGGCGGGATGGACTACCGCTAGTGAATGGATACGCTCCCTCGGCTTTGGTGCCGGAATGGGGCTGCCCAATGTCAAATCAGTGGCGGACGACTTTACCATAGAGAGCACGCTCAATGGTACAACAGTTGTCTGTGTTATTGCATTGCACCCAAATCAGGAGGAAACATAG
- a CDS encoding iron-sulfur binding hydrogenase, whose product MHVQDLAALEGFKAEHSELENWEITDAYCGDLLSDVMGNAPSESVLVTIQAHKNTVAVASLAGIRALVICNNRSVPSDMLEAAKEEDISIFTTKDTQFEASCKIAKVLGRLDAGTD is encoded by the coding sequence ATGCATGTACAAGACCTTGCAGCCTTGGAAGGCTTCAAAGCAGAACATAGTGAATTGGAGAACTGGGAAATTACTGATGCCTATTGCGGGGATCTGCTCAGTGATGTAATGGGAAATGCTCCCTCTGAAAGCGTCCTTGTCACCATTCAGGCCCACAAGAATACTGTAGCTGTCGCGTCACTGGCTGGGATTCGGGCGCTGGTGATCTGCAACAACCGCAGTGTTCCTTCCGATATGCTGGAAGCAGCGAAGGAAGAGGATATCTCCATCTTTACCACCAAGGACACCCAATTTGAAGCCAGTTGCAAGATTGCAAAGGTTTTGGGGAGACTTGATGCTGGTACCGATTGA
- a CDS encoding PHP domain-containing protein, which translates to MLVPIDLHNHSCLSPCGDDDLTPSLLAVEAMEQGIEILALSDHNSARNLPAFAEACELCCILPLFGMEVTTSEEVHVLTLFPRLEDALDFGTFIEFLLPPIKNDRRLFGKQLVVNLEGEVQEEVDAMLAAATSLSFSDVVEEALSRDALVIPAHIDRFANSALANLGFLPELPYSALEAMHPPVHADTHGLVVLTGSDAHSLEQVGRRTCSLEMNDCSYESLKKALAKRNLVAYRS; encoded by the coding sequence ATGCTGGTACCGATTGATCTACACAACCACAGCTGCCTATCTCCTTGCGGGGATGATGATCTCACCCCTTCACTCCTTGCCGTGGAGGCCATGGAACAGGGTATCGAGATTCTTGCCCTGAGTGACCATAACAGTGCAAGGAATCTTCCTGCTTTCGCTGAGGCGTGTGAGCTTTGCTGTATTCTCCCCCTCTTTGGCATGGAAGTGACAACCAGCGAAGAGGTACACGTACTTACGCTTTTTCCGAGGTTGGAGGATGCCCTGGATTTTGGGACATTTATTGAGTTTCTCCTGCCCCCAATCAAGAATGACAGGAGATTATTCGGCAAGCAACTGGTGGTGAATCTAGAAGGCGAGGTGCAGGAGGAAGTGGATGCGATGCTTGCTGCTGCCACCTCACTTTCCTTCTCCGATGTGGTGGAGGAGGCCTTGAGCAGGGATGCATTGGTCATCCCAGCACATATTGACCGATTTGCAAACAGTGCCCTAGCCAATCTGGGCTTTCTTCCGGAACTTCCCTACAGCGCATTGGAGGCGATGCACCCCCCCGTGCATGCCGATACCCACGGCTTGGTGGTGCTTACCGGATCCGATGCACATAGCCTTGAACAGGTAGGTAGAAGAACCTGTTCACTGGAGATGAACGATTGCTCCTATGAGTCACTCAAGAAAGCACTGGCCAAGCGAAACCTGGTAGCATACCGTTCATAG
- a CDS encoding Bax inhibitor-1/YccA family protein: MAEQKSSILQNVQVRERTILKNVYLWMTAGLGLTALISYFVASNPALLQALVGNMMGFLLLVIGQFALVFYLTARLDRMSQASAIGAFLAYSALNGIMLSTIFIVYTGAVIYKSFLTAALMFAGMSLYAMTTKRDLNRIGSYLVMGIWGLIGTMVLNMFLGSSGLDYLISFAGVAIFLGLTAWDTQKIVRWNQSYGTDIDEETFTKLSIIGALSLYLDFLNLFLFLLRIFGRSDR; the protein is encoded by the coding sequence ATGGCAGAACAAAAGAGTTCAATACTTCAGAATGTACAAGTCCGTGAACGGACGATATTGAAAAACGTATACCTTTGGATGACCGCAGGGCTTGGCTTGACGGCCTTGATTTCTTATTTTGTAGCAAGTAATCCTGCACTTCTCCAGGCACTTGTCGGGAACATGATGGGTTTTCTTCTGCTCGTCATTGGACAATTTGCATTGGTATTCTATCTCACTGCTCGCCTTGATAGGATGAGCCAGGCAAGTGCCATTGGTGCATTCCTTGCGTATTCTGCACTTAATGGGATTATGCTGAGTACCATCTTTATCGTGTATACTGGAGCCGTCATATACAAGAGCTTCCTCACCGCGGCTCTTATGTTTGCCGGGATGAGCCTCTATGCCATGACCACAAAGCGTGATCTCAACAGGATCGGTTCGTACCTGGTTATGGGAATATGGGGTTTAATCGGAACAATGGTGCTTAATATGTTCCTTGGTTCAAGCGGACTTGATTACTTGATCAGTTTTGCCGGTGTGGCCATCTTTCTTGGTCTCACTGCTTGGGATACCCAGAAAATTGTACGTTGGAACCAGAGTTATGGAACAGATATTGATGAGGAAACCTTTACCAAGTTGAGCATAATTGGAGCACTTTCTCTCTATCTCGATTTCCTCAACCTTTTCCTTTTCCTCTTGCGCATCTTCGGTCGTTCGGACCGATAA